Part of the Candidatus Brocadia sinica JPN1 genome, ATAACCACTTGATAATTTCGGCCTTTGCGTTAGCCAGTTCATTCCGTAATTTATTTATATCAGCATTCGTCCCTACCCAGAGTTTATTAATATCGTCTTTCGTTTCTCCACGCAGTTTTGCAATATCGCCTTTCACTTCTTCACGCAGTTTTGCAATATCGCCTTTCACTTCTTCACGCAGTTTTGCAATATCGCCTTTCACTTCTTCACGCAGTTTTGCAATATCGCCTTTCACTTCTTCACGCAGTTTTGTAATATCGTCTTTCACTTCTTCACGCAGTTTAACAATATCGTCCTTTGTTGCCAAAAAACTTTCCTGCTTCTTTTGGTATTCCTCCAAAGATTTTTCTAATGCTTTTGTTAAAGTACGCGCCTCTTCTTCTTTGAATTGTGATTTTAAGTCTTCGTAAATCTCGAGGGTATTTATAATGGGCATAATAACCTCCGTATATGAAAGTAACACGCAATATTCATTGGCAAGCGTTCTGATTATGGCAGATTTTTAGCATTTTTGCAATAAATTAACCGTCTGCAGACACAATCGTTCGGACAATCTGCTGCACCTGTATTCACAAAATTTTATCGATTGTTTCAGATATGGGAATGTTATATAATTGAGAAAATTTAGTGTCCGGACTAAAATAAACAAAAAATGTCGAGCATAGCGGGAAATTTGTAAAAGGGAAAAAGTTATATGCCCTTTTTTCCTTTGTGTCCTTTGCGCCTTTGCGGTAGGCTGAATTGTTGCCAGATTCCCATTTCCCTCAACCATATAACCTTAGCCAAAGATATTTGAAGGAGATTGGCCATGCTTAAAACCAAAACAAAATACACCTACGATGACTATGCGGCTATGGACGATGATAAACGATACGAGCTTATTGAAGGAGAATTGTATATGGTGCCAGCACCCGGTTTTTATCATCAAACTATTTCAATGAATATTTCTCATTCTTTGAAACGGTTCGTTAAAGAAAATAATTTGGGAACGGTACTTTATGCCCCCTTTGATGTAGTCTTGTCGGAAACGGATGTCGTACAGCCGGATATCATTTTTGTTTCTAAAGAAAGAATGGGCTTGATGACAGAAAAGAATTTACGGGGTGCGCCAGATTTGGCGATCGAGATTTTATCGACCACTACCAGAGAGAGGGACAAGCTGGTAAAAAAGAGACTTTATAGGGAATATGGCGTGAAAGAATTCTGGATAGTAGATCCAGATAAGAGAACAATCGAAATTATGGTATTAAAAGAAACAGGCTTTGAAACCCTCGGTATATATTTTATTGATGATGAACTTACCTCTCCCCTTTTAAGAGGTTTTAATCTCAATTTAAAAGAGGTATTTTCAGATTAATATTACATGAAGATAGCCATTAATACAACATCAACAGTTGCAGGTGGTGGTGTTACGTACATAAAAAATCTGTTAACATATTTGTCAAAAATAGATGCTACTCATCAATATTTGATACTAACAACCCTTGCAGGAAAAGAAACATTTTATTTTCAACATCCTAATTTCACATTTTTGCCTTTCAAACTTCCCTCAATAAGTTCGATATCACGCCTATGTTGGGAGCAGGTATTTTTACCCATATTCCTCAAAAGGAAAAACGTTGATATACTTTTTTCTCCAGCCAACATGTGTCCTCTCTTCACCAGGCTTCCAAACGTAGTTACAATACAGAACATCGAGCCGTTTAGCAATACTGTTTCAAAAGGTCGGGGTTTTATTCAAAATGTAAGACTAAAACTATTAAAGTTTTTAACATCTTTATCAATTAAAAAGTCTCAAATAGTTATTTTCCCCTCAACAAAGGCGCGTATTGATGCAGAAAAGTCCGGCATTGTGATTAAACGTTCTGAAGTTGTTTATCATGGTGTTAACAAGGAAATATTTTATCCCCGCAATGAAGATGAGATGTCTCAGCAATGTACGAAAAAATATGGGTTAGATAAATTCATTCTCTATGTATCTCATATCCAGAGGTATAAAAATTTTTTAGAACTTATCAAGGCGTTTGTACTTCTGAGGGGTAAGATAGATGATAACATTCAGCTTGTGTTTGCAGGAAGATGCTTTGACGAGGAATATTATAAAGAGATGGAGGCGTTTATTAAAGAGAATAGATATGAGAACCAAATCATTTTTTTGGGAAACGTTCCCTATGAGGAATTACCCTTTCTCTATTCTGCTTGTAAGATATTTGTTTATCCTTCAACCTGTGAGTCGTTTGGAATGACTTTAGTGGAGGCTATGGCTTGTGGTGCACCTATACTAGCTTCTCGGATGGAACCAATGACAGAAATCTGCGCGGATGCCGCATTCTATTTTGATCCAATAAATCCTGCTGCAATAGCAGTGGCGATGGATACAATATTAAAAGACCATCATCGCATTTCTGTGATGTCTGAAAAAGCACAAGAGAGAGCAAAAATCTTTTCCTGGGAGAATACAGTCTTGAATACATTAAAAGTTCTTGAGAGTGTTACTCAAAACGCCCGTCTTGCTCCATAAAGTAATACGTCTTTATTTTTTTACCAAGGACAACGACGCTCTCTTCATGAAGAACATTTTTGGGCGGTGTTCTTCCAACATCAACAACATATTTTTTCTTTCCATCCGGATTTTGGAAAAAATGATATCCAACATGCGGTTTTACTGTATCCGTAAGTCTCGTATCCTTCAAATAGCCATTCAAAATCACCCAATGAACCATATTTTCAGATGCGACTCCCTGTCTTATCTGATAGAGAACACCAAACAAAGTAATCAGCGCCGAAACAAAAACAGAAGTCCAACCTATCCAATGAATCAATCGGGGCATACGAGAACCTAAAATTATAATCAAATAAAAGGTTACAAAAGGAAGGCAAAATGAAAGATAGCGCTGAACTGGTTTGGAAAATGAGGATATAATAAGAAAAGGTATAAGAACATAAAGCAAAAAGAAATTCATTCTCTTTCTTTCTCGAAAAGCAGTATCAACAAGCTCAATAAATAAGAAAAAAGTAAACACAAAACTTCCCACACGAATCAAAGAAATGATTTTTCGATTTAACAACACTTCATAAAGGCCGCCAAAGTCCATTTCTCCCATGCTAAAAGAGGATAAAATATTCCAAAAGGCAAATCCCATGAAAAACACAATCACTGTGAGAATGAAGAAGTTTTTCCTGGTCCATACTTTCCACAAATGAATTACAGGAAGGACGCTAGTCAAAGCAAGTAACATAGTCAAGTAGCTAGCATACATCCCTAGATTGGTAATAAACCCTTTTGCGTATCCTTCAAAGTGGGCAACTTTAAATATCTCAGGCATAAAGACGATTCCAAATCGATCATAAATCACAAGAAAATAAATTCCTAAAACGATTGTTGGCAATAAAGAGTAAAAAAGAAAAGCCGTAATTTTTTCACAACTCCAGATTATCTTACCATTTTGATCTGTAAAAAGAAGATAAACAATGCCCAATCCTAGTAACAATGAATTAAACTTAACAAGAGATGCCAAAGCAAAACATACTCCTCCTATGAAATGAATCCATAAACGGTCCTGAGCACAATAGCAAAAAAGAAACGCCAAAACTACTAGTCCAACAGGCAGAATATCTGCAGTAGCTCTACCACTGTATATCCAAACAAGGGGATTTAATGAAATAATTGCTGCCCACAGGAAAAACAACGAGTCATTTTTAAAATTTTTGCTGTGATGAAATATCCAACCAGCAACTAAGATAGCTATTCCTCCTGCTAATGATGGGATACGAACAGACCAGAAAGATATGTCCAAAAAAGAAGCAATTATCGCAGTAACTAATGAATAACCCAGTGGATTCGCTTCAACTTCCCAGTATTTCTCTAATCCAACGGTATAAGTAGTGTCCAGTATTCCTCGAGATGCTTCTGCAAAGGAGTATTCAAAATTTACCCAGGGAGTATTAAGATAAATTCCATGACCTGCAATAAAAACAAAAACAACAAAAAGAAACAATATATTTAGTTTCAATCTTTTTCCCATAAGCACCTTATTTATTAAAAACGAGTCGTCTCATCTTTTTAATTCTTTATTTTGAATTTTTCCACAAACTTCATTATCTTTTTTTCTATAATCCCCTTTCGAAAACCATTTCTCAATAAGACAGTAAAGTACGATAAATAGATAACGACTTCCCATCTCCTTAATCTTTAATTTAGATTCTCCCGCTTTTCGATTTGTCCAGGAATTAGGCAAAATGGTATAATTATAGCCTCTCACTATCGCTTTCAGCGGAAGTTCAACGGTCAAGTTAAAGTGGTGACTTAAAAAAGGCTTTAAGCCTTCTATAACATGAGCACGATACATTTTAAAGGCATTCGTTACATCATAATATTTAATTTGGAAAAGAACGGCGATAAAATAATTGGCCAAACGGTTAATCAGCCGCTTGAGCCAGGGATAATCAAAAACTTGTCCTCCATCTCCCCACCTTGAGCCAAACACACAGTCATAACCCAGTTCCATAGTTCTAAAAAAATTGACAACATCCTTGGGATTATCCGAGGCATCTGACATATAAATACAAACAGCTTCTCCACGAAAAGTTTCTAAACCTTTCCGAACAGCAAAGCCAAAGCCATTTGGATATTCGTTGTTTACAGCTACAAGTTCTGGAATGCTTTTCACCATATCCTCTAAAATTTCTCCGGTACGGTCTGTCGAATTATCATTTACAACCCTTATTTCAAAATCAATACGAGCATCCTGTAAAATAGTATGGAGATGGCTCACAGTTTTACGGATACAACCTTCTTCGTTATGGGCTGGAATGATGCAGGAAAGTTTCATCTGATATTTATTTTTTCTCTTTTAGCACGTCAATAATCTCTTTAATAATATCCCGTATTCCATATTTAAAGTTCCATTTGGGATAGTGGTTTTGAAATTTCCGGACATCGCTAATCCACCAGATATGGTCGCCAATCCTGGCTGAATTTGTGATTTCGCATTCGAATTCCTTTCCTGTAAAGTCCCGTACTATTTGTGTCGCCTCCAGGATCGAACAATTGTTCTGTCGGCTCCCCCCTATGTTGTACACTTCTCCGATGCGGGGATTTTGATAAAAATGCCAAAAAGCGTTTACTAAATCACTGGAGTGTATATTATCTCTAACCTGTTTCCCTTTATAACCATAAACTGTATATTTTCTACCTTGCACACTGCATTTAACAAGATAAGCCAGAAAGCCATGGAGTTCTGCGCCACTATGGGCGGGGCCGGTTAAACATCCTCCCCTGAAGATACCGGTTCTCATACCAAAATACCTTCCATATTCTTGTACCATAATATCACCGGCAACTTTAGAAGCGCCAAATACACTATGTTTTGACTGATCGATAGACATGCTTTCATCTATTCCATATTGAAAAAACCGATGAGAATGCTCCACTTCCCATCTGGTTTCCAATTCAACAAGGGGTAATTTATTGGGCAAATCACCATAAACTTTATTAGTACTTGTAAAGATAAACACTGCATGAGGGGTGTGGAGTCTGGTTGCTTCCAGCAAATTAAGAGTTCCGGTTGCATTCACACTAAAGTCAGTCAATGGCTCCCTGGCTGCCCAATCATGACTGGGTTGTGCAGCTGTATGGATTACCAATGACAGATTGTTCTTAGCTTGTTTGAAAAGCTTATTTATCGACTCAAAATCACGAATGTCCATGTCAAAATGCTTATAATTATTAAGCTTTAACAGTTCTTCTTTTTTCCATTGAGTTGAGCCATCTTCTCCAAAAAAATACCTTCTCATATTATTATCGATACCCCAAACCTCAAAACCTTTCCCATGGAAGTATTGAGCAGATTCACTTCCTATTAAGCCTGAGGAACCAGTAATTAGTACAACACTCATAAAATTTGCCTTTAAAAAATTGATTGAACAATGTCTTTATTTTTAACAATCCAATGATAAATATCTTTAACGATATCCTCTGCCGAAAATTTGGGTTGCCAGCCAAAAGCCTGGATTGCTTTCTTGTAATCCGAGATATAGTACGGAATATCCACACCAGAGGTTTCCTGAACACTATTTATTGGTACCTCGTTTTGAGTAATTTCCTGACAAAGTTGCGTTAACTCAAGCAAACTTACAGAAATATCCAGCCCGCCTCCAAGATTAAAAATTTCACCAGAAAGAGCGTTCATTTTTTCATTTTGAAGATTTAGTGCTTCAAAAAGGTCTTTTGGGTGAAGAATATCTCTAACCTGTTTTCCTTTACCACCAAAGCCAGTATATTTTAATGGCTTTCTCAAATAGTGATTAACCACCCATAGGGTAAAAACCCCTTGTTCGACTTTACCAAACTGACCAGGGCCACAAATAACACCGCAGCGATTGATTACGGCTTTCAGACCATAAGCTCTTACATATTCTTGTATCAGAAATTCCGAGGCTAATTTTGTAGCTCCATAAAGAGACCGGGCTGTATTGGTAGGGAATTCCTCACTGATGCCTTGAATTGATAAGCCCCTGATAAAATCTTTAGAAGAATCAATATGGAAACGCGTATTTTTTTCCTTGAGAGGGATGCTGAGTAATGGGTCAAGGGAATAAACCCTGGATGAAGACAGGAAAATGAAATGTCCGGCATTTTTAACCGCAAAATTCAAACAATTTATAGTACCGATTAAATTAGTTTGAATAGCATAATTATCAGGACGATTTAAACCAACAACAACTGAAGGTTCAGCAGAGGCCTCAATGAATAAATCAAAAACATCTTCAATTGCATCTAAATCTCCCGCACACCGGATATCACCATGAATAAACCGAATACCTCTATCCTTAAAATCCTTTAAATTAAACTCAGACCCCCTCCTGTGAAGATTATCTAAAGCGATGATGTTGGCAGGCGGGTGCCTTTCCTTATACATCCGACACAGATAAGAACCCACAAAACCCGCGCCACCAGTAACTAAAATGTTCATTTAACCCTGACATCTTTCTTTTATCGAAAGGTACGCTTACGCCATCGATAATTTCTAATAATGGATACTGTTTTGTCTCCGAGAGTGTTCTTAATTATTTTTCTGGTTAGCTGTCTCATAAAATTGTTTATACTGGTTATAATTTCGTAGAAAACCGACGAAATTTTATAAGATCTTCGGACTTTCCAGTCATCAAGCGTAAATATAGAACTTCCCTTTCCTCCTGCTCTCATGCGGACAAGAACATCTTCAAGTATAATACATGGAATGTTAGCCATTAAACATCTCAGCACAAAATCATAATCAGCACCTATTTGGTAACGGGTATCAAAGGGCCCGATACGTTCATACACATTACGTCGCATAAATGTAGCTGGGTGCTGTACCGTTAATCCTTTATACAAATGAAGCAAGCTCGATTTTAAAACAACCTTAGCTCCATTAGGAGAGTCTTCCCATACTTCAATCGACCCGGAAACTATGCCAACATCAGGATTGCGTGAAAATACCGATGCAACACGATCAAGCGTGCCTGGTAACCATGCATCATCACTGTTAAGAATGGCAATTATTTCACCAGTTGCACGTTTAATGCCCTTGTTCATTGCGTCATATATACCGTTATCTGGCTCTGACTGCCAGCCTAATATCGCAGTCGGGTATTTTGTAACGATAGCTTTGGTATCATCTGTGGACCCGCCATCCTGTATAATAATTTGGATATCAGTCCAATTTTGGTCCATGATGCTTTCAAGAGTATCTTCAATGGTCTTTGCGCTGTTAAAGGAAGGAATAATTACGCTGACTTTCACGGTATCTTCAGACTAATTCCACTATCTTTTTTGAAGAGAAATACACCATCATCCACCATAATTAGTTCCCAATTGTTTGTATCCTTTTCAGCCAGCGCAGAATTTTTTTATTTTAAAAAATTTTTCCAAAAAACTGTAACGATACCATTTTCACTCTTTTGCCTTTTCCGCAGAGGAAATAAAACCGGTAATTTGATTTACAAATTCCGTGAGATCATTTTTATTTTCAATGGTCATATCGTACAATT contains:
- a CDS encoding coiled-coil domain-containing protein; the protein is MPIINTLEIYEDLKSQFKEEEARTLTKALEKSLEEYQKKQESFLATKDDIVKLREEVKDDITKLREEVKGDIAKLREEVKGDIAKLREEVKGDIAKLREEVKGDIAKLRGETKDDINKLWVGTNADINKLRNELANAKAEIIKWLFIFLIGQGVSIIGILKFIK
- a CDS encoding Uma2 family endonuclease; translation: MLKTKTKYTYDDYAAMDDDKRYELIEGELYMVPAPGFYHQTISMNISHSLKRFVKENNLGTVLYAPFDVVLSETDVVQPDIIFVSKERMGLMTEKNLRGAPDLAIEILSTTTRERDKLVKKRLYREYGVKEFWIVDPDKRTIEIMVLKETGFETLGIYFIDDELTSPLLRGFNLNLKEVFSD
- a CDS encoding glycosyltransferase family 4 protein, coding for MKIAINTTSTVAGGGVTYIKNLLTYLSKIDATHQYLILTTLAGKETFYFQHPNFTFLPFKLPSISSISRLCWEQVFLPIFLKRKNVDILFSPANMCPLFTRLPNVVTIQNIEPFSNTVSKGRGFIQNVRLKLLKFLTSLSIKKSQIVIFPSTKARIDAEKSGIVIKRSEVVYHGVNKEIFYPRNEDEMSQQCTKKYGLDKFILYVSHIQRYKNFLELIKAFVLLRGKIDDNIQLVFAGRCFDEEYYKEMEAFIKENRYENQIIFLGNVPYEELPFLYSACKIFVYPSTCESFGMTLVEAMACGAPILASRMEPMTEICADAAFYFDPINPAAIAVAMDTILKDHHRISVMSEKAQERAKIFSWENTVLNTLKVLESVTQNARLAP
- a CDS encoding ArnT family glycosyltransferase, which produces MGKRLKLNILFLFVVFVFIAGHGIYLNTPWVNFEYSFAEASRGILDTTYTVGLEKYWEVEANPLGYSLVTAIIASFLDISFWSVRIPSLAGGIAILVAGWIFHHSKNFKNDSLFFLWAAIISLNPLVWIYSGRATADILPVGLVVLAFLFCYCAQDRLWIHFIGGVCFALASLVKFNSLLLGLGIVYLLFTDQNGKIIWSCEKITAFLFYSLLPTIVLGIYFLVIYDRFGIVFMPEIFKVAHFEGYAKGFITNLGMYASYLTMLLALTSVLPVIHLWKVWTRKNFFILTVIVFFMGFAFWNILSSFSMGEMDFGGLYEVLLNRKIISLIRVGSFVFTFFLFIELVDTAFRERKRMNFFLLYVLIPFLIISSFSKPVQRYLSFCLPFVTFYLIIILGSRMPRLIHWIGWTSVFVSALITLFGVLYQIRQGVASENMVHWVILNGYLKDTRLTDTVKPHVGYHFFQNPDGKKKYVVDVGRTPPKNVLHEESVVVLGKKIKTYYFMEQDGRFE
- a CDS encoding glycosyltransferase family 2 protein produces the protein MKLSCIIPAHNEEGCIRKTVSHLHTILQDARIDFEIRVVNDNSTDRTGEILEDMVKSIPELVAVNNEYPNGFGFAVRKGLETFRGEAVCIYMSDASDNPKDVVNFFRTMELGYDCVFGSRWGDGGQVFDYPWLKRLINRLANYFIAVLFQIKYYDVTNAFKMYRAHVIEGLKPFLSHHFNLTVELPLKAIVRGYNYTILPNSWTNRKAGESKLKIKEMGSRYLFIVLYCLIEKWFSKGDYRKKDNEVCGKIQNKELKR
- a CDS encoding NAD-dependent epimerase/dehydratase family protein: MSVVLITGSSGLIGSESAQYFHGKGFEVWGIDNNMRRYFFGEDGSTQWKKEELLKLNNYKHFDMDIRDFESINKLFKQAKNNLSLVIHTAAQPSHDWAAREPLTDFSVNATGTLNLLEATRLHTPHAVFIFTSTNKVYGDLPNKLPLVELETRWEVEHSHRFFQYGIDESMSIDQSKHSVFGASKVAGDIMVQEYGRYFGMRTGIFRGGCLTGPAHSGAELHGFLAYLVKCSVQGRKYTVYGYKGKQVRDNIHSSDLVNAFWHFYQNPRIGEVYNIGGSRQNNCSILEATQIVRDFTGKEFECEITNSARIGDHIWWISDVRKFQNHYPKWNFKYGIRDIIKEIIDVLKEKK
- a CDS encoding NAD-dependent epimerase/dehydratase family protein; translation: MNILVTGGAGFVGSYLCRMYKERHPPANIIALDNLHRRGSEFNLKDFKDRGIRFIHGDIRCAGDLDAIEDVFDLFIEASAEPSVVVGLNRPDNYAIQTNLIGTINCLNFAVKNAGHFIFLSSSRVYSLDPLLSIPLKEKNTRFHIDSSKDFIRGLSIQGISEEFPTNTARSLYGATKLASEFLIQEYVRAYGLKAVINRCGVICGPGQFGKVEQGVFTLWVVNHYLRKPLKYTGFGGKGKQVRDILHPKDLFEALNLQNEKMNALSGEIFNLGGGLDISVSLLELTQLCQEITQNEVPINSVQETSGVDIPYYISDYKKAIQAFGWQPKFSAEDIVKDIYHWIVKNKDIVQSIF
- a CDS encoding glycosyltransferase family 2 protein, yielding MKVSVIIPSFNSAKTIEDTLESIMDQNWTDIQIIIQDGGSTDDTKAIVTKYPTAILGWQSEPDNGIYDAMNKGIKRATGEIIAILNSDDAWLPGTLDRVASVFSRNPDVGIVSGSIEVWEDSPNGAKVVLKSSLLHLYKGLTVQHPATFMRRNVYERIGPFDTRYQIGADYDFVLRCLMANIPCIILEDVLVRMRAGGKGSSIFTLDDWKVRRSYKISSVFYEIITSINNFMRQLTRKIIKNTLGDKTVSIIRNYRWRKRTFR